Proteins from one Deinococcus radiopugnans ATCC 19172 genomic window:
- a CDS encoding N-acetylneuraminate epimerase, giving the protein MKTVTLLAALLITTAAAQTQTYPDLPTGIKNGVGGLIGNTIYAGLGTAGQKFYALNLSDAAKGWTEVAAFPSAARDQASAAVVNGKLYVFGGLGKPTPEATTSVFNQVHAYDPASNTWQELKTRAPMEIGGGTAVAQGDRILLFGGVNRNIFNGYFSDIAAAGTDKAASDAVALAYFSGRPQDYFFGKEVQSYTPATNTWQSLGTAPFTGRAGAAISLQGDVLTVVSGEIKPGLRTAQAGRATVKDGGVTWSEVPNLPSGANGAVQEGVAGAYTGSSMGAVLVAGGANFPGSTAKFNSGVQYAHQGLTKTWQSDIYALRDGKWSVVGQLPQAQASGISIQRGDEVILVGGEVQGGDASPKVMSITLKGDTVEIKD; this is encoded by the coding sequence ATGAAGACCGTGACCCTACTTGCCGCACTGCTGATCACCACCGCCGCCGCACAGACCCAGACCTACCCTGACCTGCCCACCGGCATCAAGAACGGCGTCGGCGGCTTGATCGGCAATACCATCTACGCTGGACTGGGCACGGCGGGCCAGAAGTTCTACGCCCTGAACCTGTCGGACGCCGCCAAGGGCTGGACCGAAGTGGCCGCCTTCCCCAGCGCGGCCCGCGATCAGGCGTCCGCCGCCGTGGTGAACGGCAAGCTGTACGTGTTCGGCGGCCTGGGCAAGCCCACGCCGGAAGCCACGACCTCGGTCTTTAACCAGGTGCACGCCTACGATCCGGCCAGCAACACCTGGCAGGAACTCAAGACCCGCGCGCCCATGGAGATCGGCGGCGGCACGGCGGTGGCCCAGGGTGACCGCATCCTGCTGTTCGGCGGCGTCAACCGCAACATCTTCAACGGGTACTTCAGCGACATCGCCGCCGCCGGGACCGACAAGGCCGCCAGCGACGCCGTGGCCCTGGCGTACTTCAGCGGACGCCCCCAGGACTACTTCTTCGGCAAGGAAGTCCAGAGCTACACCCCGGCCACCAACACCTGGCAGTCGCTGGGCACCGCGCCCTTCACGGGCCGCGCCGGGGCCGCCATCAGCCTTCAGGGCGACGTCCTGACCGTGGTCAGCGGCGAGATCAAGCCCGGTCTGCGCACGGCTCAGGCGGGCCGCGCCACGGTGAAGGACGGCGGCGTGACCTGGAGCGAGGTGCCCAACCTGCCCAGCGGGGCAAACGGCGCAGTGCAAGAAGGCGTGGCGGGGGCCTACACCGGTTCCAGCATGGGCGCTGTGCTGGTGGCCGGCGGGGCCAACTTTCCCGGCAGCACCGCCAAGTTTAATAGCGGCGTGCAGTACGCCCACCAGGGCCTGACCAAGACCTGGCAGAGCGACATCTACGCGCTGCGCGACGGCAAGTGGAGCGTGGTGGGCCAGTTGCCCCAGGCCCAGGCTTCGGGCATCAGCATCCAGCGCGGCGACGAGGTCATTCTGGTCGGCGGCGAGGTGCAGGGCGGCGACGCCAGCCCCAAGGTCATGTCCATCACCCTGAAGGGCGACACCGTGGAGATCAAGGACTGA
- a CDS encoding FadR/GntR family transcriptional regulator gives MAARIPAYRQAQTAIKQYIEDHHLQPGDPLPSEGQLAKDMGMSRLSLREGVKTLEAVGILEARQGEGIYVKAFTFDSIFENLPYSFASDGQSLRDLLQVRTALEEGLVGMVASQVCPEQIGELDALARQMVQKACDGQTFEDEDRAFHLTLYRPLNNPFLNRLVELFWEVFRRLHGSTGVTHWNLEQTAQDHVAIVEALRAGEAEQLTQAMHGHFRQIKERLDPQNSPDAQTPDPPQPRQPVHK, from the coding sequence ATGGCTGCCCGCATTCCCGCATACCGACAGGCCCAGACGGCCATCAAGCAGTACATCGAGGACCACCACCTGCAACCGGGTGATCCTCTGCCGTCTGAAGGTCAGCTGGCCAAAGACATGGGCATGAGCCGCCTGTCGCTGCGCGAGGGCGTCAAGACCCTGGAAGCGGTGGGGATTCTGGAGGCGCGTCAGGGCGAGGGCATCTACGTCAAGGCGTTTACCTTCGACAGCATTTTTGAGAATCTGCCGTACTCGTTTGCCAGCGACGGCCAGTCCCTGCGCGATCTGCTTCAGGTCCGCACCGCGCTGGAAGAGGGGCTGGTGGGCATGGTCGCCAGTCAGGTCTGCCCCGAACAGATCGGAGAGTTGGACGCCCTGGCCCGGCAGATGGTTCAAAAAGCCTGCGACGGTCAGACCTTCGAGGACGAGGACCGCGCGTTTCACCTGACGCTGTACCGCCCGCTGAACAATCCCTTTCTCAACCGGCTGGTCGAGCTGTTCTGGGAGGTGTTCCGCCGACTGCACGGCAGCACGGGCGTGACCCACTGGAACCTGGAACAGACCGCGCAGGACCACGTCGCCATCGTCGAGGCGCTGCGGGCTGGAGAAGCAGAGCAGCTCACGCAGGCCATGCACGGCCACTTCCGGCAGATCAAGGAACGCCTTGATCCTCAGAACTCTCCCGACGCCCAGACCCCAGACCCCCCCCAACCACGCCAACCGGTCCACAAGTAA
- a CDS encoding ABC transporter substrate-binding protein, with amino-acid sequence MMKRSLLALTFALCTLGSASADKVITGAFDQGPGGAPGQFNPLTNTAGFTWLNKYFSTLVLYDPAFKKISGDLASSWTVADGGKKYTFVLRDGVKWHDGKPFTSADVKFSLDLANNPDSGSGFAAKFGNITRIQTPNARTVVLTLSKPNAALLDAMTNFMILPQHALGKIAAKDLRNSAWWRTSPVGTGPFKWNKLVPDQYVELVANADYFRGKPKVDRLVNRYFKEQAAAVVALKSGDIDFSYLTLDDTKTFNGSAVKILEGSSQVANYLGFNNASPLLKDVRIRQAILQAIDRDTIVKQLYGGGAEIANCPVTNSKYVPKGINAYAYNQDQARQLLKAAGWDSGKSVEVITYYSDQLSKDVLVTLQQMLGQVGFKIAPRFVDVPTYNQITGGSDFTMVYAGIGNGPDPDTLYPSMHSDFIPPNGTNRMKVSIPALNKLFEQGQETTSASTRTKAYQDMCALVNKQLPWDVLWSAKRFGGVSTKLSNFIWTPAPAGGRYDDKAYLWDTK; translated from the coding sequence ATGATGAAACGTTCTTTGCTCGCCCTCACCTTCGCCCTCTGCACCCTGGGCAGCGCCTCCGCCGACAAGGTGATCACCGGAGCCTTCGACCAGGGCCCCGGCGGCGCACCCGGGCAGTTCAACCCCCTGACCAACACGGCGGGCTTCACCTGGCTCAACAAGTACTTCTCGACGCTGGTGCTGTACGATCCGGCCTTCAAGAAGATCAGCGGTGACCTGGCCTCGTCCTGGACGGTGGCCGACGGCGGCAAGAAGTACACCTTCGTCCTGCGCGACGGCGTCAAGTGGCACGACGGCAAGCCCTTTACCTCCGCCGACGTCAAGTTCAGCCTGGACCTGGCCAACAACCCGGATTCCGGCAGCGGCTTTGCGGCCAAGTTCGGCAACATCACCAGGATTCAGACGCCCAACGCCCGCACGGTGGTGCTCACGCTGAGCAAGCCCAACGCCGCGCTGCTCGACGCCATGACCAACTTCATGATCCTGCCGCAGCACGCGCTGGGCAAGATTGCGGCCAAGGACCTGCGCAACTCGGCGTGGTGGCGCACCAGCCCGGTCGGCACCGGACCGTTCAAGTGGAACAAGCTGGTTCCCGATCAGTACGTGGAACTGGTGGCCAACGCCGACTACTTCCGGGGCAAGCCCAAGGTGGACCGGCTGGTGAACCGCTACTTCAAGGAGCAGGCGGCGGCGGTGGTGGCCCTCAAGAGCGGCGACATCGACTTCTCGTACCTGACGCTGGACGACACCAAGACCTTTAACGGCAGCGCCGTCAAGATTCTCGAGGGCTCCTCGCAGGTGGCCAACTACCTGGGCTTCAACAACGCCTCGCCGCTGCTCAAAGACGTGCGGATCCGGCAGGCCATCTTGCAGGCGATCGACCGCGACACCATCGTCAAGCAGCTGTACGGCGGCGGCGCGGAAATCGCCAACTGCCCGGTGACCAACAGCAAGTACGTGCCCAAGGGCATCAACGCCTACGCCTACAACCAGGATCAGGCCCGGCAACTGCTGAAGGCGGCCGGCTGGGACAGCGGCAAGTCGGTGGAAGTCATCACGTACTACTCCGATCAGCTGAGCAAAGACGTGCTGGTGACCCTGCAGCAGATGCTGGGACAGGTGGGTTTCAAGATCGCGCCGCGCTTCGTGGACGTGCCCACCTACAACCAGATCACGGGCGGGAGCGACTTCACGATGGTCTACGCGGGCATCGGCAACGGCCCCGATCCCGACACGCTGTACCCCAGCATGCACTCGGACTTCATCCCGCCCAACGGCACCAACCGCATGAAAGTCAGCATTCCCGCGCTGAACAAGCTGTTCGAGCAGGGTCAGGAAACCACCTCGGCGTCCACGCGCACCAAGGCGTATCAGGACATGTGCGCGCTGGTGAACAAGCAGCTGCCCTGGGACGTGCTGTGGAGCGCCAAGCGCTTCGGCGGCGTCAGCACCAAGCTGAGCAACTTCATCTGGACGCCCGCGCCCGCCGGGGGCCGCTACGACGACAAGGCCTACCTCTGGGACACCAAGTAA
- a CDS encoding ABC transporter permease: MGLYTLRRLLISIPLLLVISAVVFTLLQFTPGDPLDAYIPPDQVLSAEQRQILKVDLGLDQSKPVQYFKWLGRAAQGDLGYRIKNGQPVIEELGRRLPPTLLMGLGMTVGVTLGIFFGIVAAVKRYTLLDNTLTFLAFLGISTPAFLAGLLGMYVFALKLGWFPAGGYQTPGDGGALDILRHLILPAMILSVTYIAILMRYTRSSILEVLFQDFVRTASAKGVPSYRVISKHVLRNALIPVVTVIGANVANLIGGAVFLESIFSWPGTGQLYLDAIDSRDYPMIMGTTLILAIIILLANLITDLMYGLIDPRIRYS; the protein is encoded by the coding sequence ATGGGCCTGTATACCCTCCGCCGCCTGCTGATCAGCATTCCGCTGCTGCTGGTGATCAGCGCCGTGGTCTTCACGCTGCTGCAATTTACCCCTGGCGATCCGCTGGACGCCTACATTCCCCCCGATCAGGTGCTGAGCGCCGAGCAGCGCCAGATTCTGAAGGTGGATCTGGGCCTGGACCAGTCCAAGCCGGTGCAGTACTTCAAGTGGCTGGGCCGCGCCGCGCAGGGCGATCTGGGCTACCGCATCAAGAACGGCCAGCCGGTGATCGAGGAGCTGGGCCGCCGCCTGCCGCCCACGCTGCTGATGGGCCTGGGCATGACCGTGGGGGTGACGCTGGGCATCTTTTTCGGCATCGTCGCGGCGGTCAAGCGCTACACGCTGCTGGACAACACGCTGACCTTCCTGGCGTTTCTGGGCATCTCCACCCCTGCCTTTCTGGCCGGCTTGCTGGGCATGTACGTCTTCGCCCTCAAACTGGGCTGGTTTCCCGCCGGGGGCTATCAAACGCCGGGGGACGGCGGGGCGCTGGACATCCTGCGGCACCTGATTCTCCCGGCCATGATCCTGTCGGTCACGTACATCGCCATTCTGATGCGCTACACCCGCTCCAGCATTCTGGAAGTGCTGTTTCAGGACTTCGTGCGCACCGCCTCGGCCAAGGGCGTCCCGTCGTACCGCGTGATCAGCAAGCACGTGCTGCGCAACGCGCTGATTCCGGTGGTCACCGTGATCGGGGCCAACGTCGCCAACCTGATCGGCGGCGCGGTGTTCCTGGAGAGCATCTTCTCGTGGCCCGGCACCGGGCAGCTGTACCTGGACGCCATCGACTCGCGCGATTACCCGATGATCATGGGCACGACGCTGATCCTGGCGATCATCATCCTGCTGGCCAACCTGATCACCGACCTGATGTACGGGCTGATCGACCCCCGGATTCGCTACTCATGA
- the opp4C gene encoding oligopeptide ABC transporter permease, producing the protein MTATAPVKPEKVSVKTPGSMALKRFLRHRLAVVGLILLSAIVLLVVFGPLIARFGPDEIDLLNRNQPPGGAHWLGTDPTGRDIFARTLSAGRVSLMVGLFSTLISVVVGTTLGALAGYFGGWVDNLIMRFVDVVMTFPSIVVLLTLAAIVGPGIDKTIIIIGLLGWPLAARLVRAKLLSVRELDFISAATALGANDRRILLKHALPNVVDVLVVFVSLGVASAILTEAGLSFLGLGVQPPQASWGNLLSSAREINILEAYVWQWMPAGLLIILTVLATNFLGDGLRDALDPKAKQ; encoded by the coding sequence ATGACCGCCACCGCTCCTGTCAAGCCCGAGAAGGTCAGCGTCAAGACGCCGGGCAGCATGGCCCTCAAGCGTTTTCTGCGCCACCGGCTGGCCGTCGTCGGCCTGATTCTGCTGAGCGCCATCGTGCTGCTGGTGGTCTTCGGCCCGCTGATCGCCCGCTTCGGCCCCGACGAGATTGACCTGCTCAACCGCAACCAGCCGCCCGGTGGGGCGCACTGGCTGGGCACCGATCCCACCGGGCGCGACATCTTCGCCCGCACGCTGTCCGCCGGGCGCGTCTCGCTGATGGTGGGGTTGTTCAGCACCCTGATCTCGGTGGTGGTGGGCACCACGCTGGGCGCGCTGGCCGGGTATTTCGGCGGCTGGGTGGACAACCTGATCATGCGCTTCGTGGACGTGGTGATGACCTTTCCCAGCATCGTGGTGCTGCTGACGCTGGCGGCCATCGTCGGCCCCGGCATCGACAAGACCATCATCATCATCGGGCTGCTGGGCTGGCCGCTGGCCGCGCGGCTGGTGCGCGCCAAGCTGCTCTCGGTGCGCGAGCTGGACTTCATCTCGGCGGCCACCGCGCTGGGGGCCAATGACCGCCGCATTCTGCTCAAGCACGCGCTGCCCAACGTAGTGGACGTGCTGGTGGTGTTCGTCAGCCTGGGCGTCGCCAGCGCCATCCTGACCGAAGCGGGCCTGAGCTTCCTGGGCCTGGGCGTGCAGCCCCCGCAGGCCAGCTGGGGCAACCTGCTGAGCAGCGCCCGCGAGATCAACATTCTGGAAGCGTACGTCTGGCAGTGGATGCCGGCGGGGTTGCTGATCATCCTGACCGTGCTGGCGACCAACTTCCTGGGCGACGGCCTGCGCGACGCGCTGGACCCCAAGGCCAAGCAGTAG
- a CDS encoding dihydrodipicolinate synthase family protein: MTTADFPANLHGIIPPVVTPLTPDFQVDEASLRRVIKHLLDGGVHGLFLLGSTSEVVFMDAPQRREVLRIAVDEVAGRVPLLAGVIDPTTDRVIAHARDAREAGVDGLVVTAPFYARTSQAEIVEHFRAVHEAVGLPIMAYDIPVCVGIKLERPTLRRMREEGLIVGLKDSSGDDTNFRLLARECADDPEFRLFTGSELMVDTALMVGAHGCVPGLGNVDPAAYVALYDAAQREDWRAARQVQERLIRLFAVALQGTPRTSAGASGVGGFKAAMRLLNLITHHHMNRPNLPLNDQEMERVRAILEAEELLVHA; encoded by the coding sequence ATGACCACAGCTGACTTTCCCGCCAACCTGCACGGCATCATTCCCCCCGTCGTCACCCCGCTGACCCCCGACTTCCAGGTGGACGAGGCGTCCCTGCGCCGCGTGATCAAGCACCTGCTGGACGGCGGCGTGCATGGCCTGTTCCTGCTCGGCTCCACCAGCGAGGTGGTCTTTATGGACGCCCCGCAGCGCCGCGAGGTGTTGCGCATCGCGGTGGACGAGGTGGCCGGGCGCGTGCCGCTGCTGGCGGGCGTGATCGATCCCACCACCGACCGCGTGATCGCCCACGCCCGCGACGCCCGCGAGGCCGGGGTGGACGGCCTGGTGGTCACTGCGCCGTTCTACGCCCGCACCAGCCAGGCCGAGATCGTCGAACATTTCCGCGCGGTGCACGAGGCCGTCGGCCTACCGATCATGGCCTACGACATTCCAGTCTGCGTGGGCATCAAGCTGGAGCGCCCCACCCTGCGCCGGATGCGCGAAGAAGGGTTGATCGTGGGCCTCAAGGACAGCAGCGGCGACGACACCAACTTCCGCCTGCTGGCCCGCGAGTGCGCGGATGACCCCGAGTTCCGCCTGTTCACCGGCTCGGAGCTGATGGTGGACACGGCGTTGATGGTGGGCGCACACGGCTGCGTGCCGGGACTGGGCAACGTGGACCCGGCGGCCTACGTGGCCCTGTACGACGCCGCCCAGCGCGAGGACTGGCGCGCGGCCCGTCAGGTTCAGGAACGCCTGATCCGGCTGTTCGCGGTGGCCTTGCAGGGCACGCCGCGCACCAGCGCCGGGGCGTCGGGCGTGGGCGGCTTCAAGGCCGCCATGCGCCTGCTGAACCTGATCACGCACCACCACATGAACCGCCCCAACCTGCCGCTGAACGATCAGGAAATGGAGCGCGTGCGGGCCATTCTGGAGGCCGAGGAGCTGCTCGTTCATGCCTGA